The following coding sequences lie in one Apostichopus japonicus isolate 1M-3 chromosome 13, ASM3797524v1, whole genome shotgun sequence genomic window:
- the LOC139979197 gene encoding uncharacterized protein: MALFGKLDEFHGNSDDWTQYIERLTHYFLANEITDEMKKRSILLTVIGPDSYKLLRNRISPEKPGDKKFQELVDIMGKHQNLAPSEILQRCKFNSRFRQAGESVSSFVAELRSLAEFCNFGDALNIMLRDRLVCGINDDKIQRSLLSHAKLTFDTALEISLGLELASKNADGLKQAFNQHIGMSTSRDQVLQIPKGKGQRHPKDKFTARVKKFHPCYRCGRSNHQSDDCYFKEKTYNSCQKKGHISKVCRSKAVNQIAEDTKSSHQSPGNSEGVLRGSSIGGRASRVVGRVSVPRRYSNNRTYRSGSPQHSEGSTREITKSRSAFEEVQVYFPRPIGGIS; the protein is encoded by the coding sequence ATGGCATTATTCGGAAAGTTAGACGAATTTCATGGGAACAGCGATGATTGGACCCAATATATTGAGAGGCTAACTCACTACTTCCTCGCTAATGAGATTACGGACGAAATGAAGAAAAGGTCCATTTTACTAACTGTCATTGGTCCTGATTCCTACAAATTGTTACGGAATCGCATTTCGCCGGAAAAGCCAGGAGACAAGAAGTTTCAAGAACTCGTGGACATTATGGGTAAGCATCAAAACCTCGCCCCATCAGAGATATTACAAAGGTGCAAATTCAACAGCCGCTTTCGCCAAGCAGGTGAATCGGTCTCATCGTTTGTTGCCGAGTTGCGTTCTCTAGCAGAGTTCTGTAACTTTGGGGATGCATTGAACATTATGCTACGGGATAGATTAGTGTGTGGgattaatgatgataaaatcCAACGATCACTTCTGTCTCACGCTAAGTTAACGTTCGATACCGCCCTAGAAATATCATTAGGACTAGAACTAGCGTCAAAGAACGCCGACGGCTTGAAGCAAGCATTTAATCAACACATCGGTATGTCTACATCTCGCGATCAGGTACTGCAAATTCCCAAGGGGAAAGGGCAACGCCACCCAAAGGACAAGTTCACTGCAAGGGTCAAGAAGTTTCACCCCTGCTATCGTTGCGGTCGTAGTAACCACCAGTCAGATGATTGCTACTTTAAAGAAAAGACATACAATAGTTGCCAAAAGAAAGGTCACATCAGTAAAGTATGTCGATCCAAGGCAGTAAATCAAATAGCTGAAGACACCAAATCCTCGCATCAATCACCAGGAAATTCCGAGGGCGTGCTTCGCGGGTCAAGTATTGGAGGGCGTGCTTCTCGGGTTGTCGGGCGTGTCAGTGTACCTCGACGATATTCTAATAACCGCACCTACAGAAGTGGATCACCTCAACACTCTGAAGGAAGTACTAGAGAGATTACAAAGAGCAGGTCTGCGTTTGAAGAGGTCCAAGTGTACTTTCCTCGCCCCATCGGTGGAATATCTTAG